Genomic segment of Saccopteryx bilineata isolate mSacBil1 chromosome 9, mSacBil1_pri_phased_curated, whole genome shotgun sequence:
ATACTATGCCTGTCTAGTCATTCTGTGGTCAAGTCCTAAGACAAGTTATTTCCAGCCTCAGGCCCCCTTTCCTCACTGAAAACTAGTTTATATTCTCCATCCATGCACTGTTATCCAACCTTGAGGGACAAACCCACCCTGCCCACCCTCCCTGCATTCATGTCCACTCATTCTGCAATAGCCATCCACATATTCAAATGTTTCCCTCCATCTTCTCACACCTCCTTCCCCCCACGCTCTCCCACCTCCTTCACTCTCCCACACACATACAATCTCCCCTCACAGATCTTGAACTCCTGCCATGTGTTCCCTCATACTCAGAGGGTTCACCATCATAGCACACACCCTGTATGAATGCCCTGCCTTCTCTGTGCCTGCAGAACCAAGCTGAGGTCATGGCAAGAGCAGTCAGCACCAGTAGGCCCTGACCTGTCATTGGCCTTCCCTGTCCTTCTCTGATTCTCCTCTCaatgcttccttcctctcccatcTCCCTCCTCCTTGTGAGGCCGAGCACTGCCCTCTCATACTTACACACAAACAATGGCCACACTCTTGACTGAAGAGTATTACCACTTAAAAACTGAGGAGTAAGAGTTAAGGGGATGCTGGTGGTCATAGATAAAGTGGGAGAAAGTAGAGGTAAGTATTAAACAGTcacagtggtgggggcagagagggagagcaaTGACAGTGACTAATGTGCACAGGGGTTGGCAGAAGTCggcttatagttgtgagtacatgaaacacagtttattcttgtattattatttatgtatttatttgaatttttccatacaaacaactgtaatcctacttttccccaccctgtatataatgAACACTCTGTGCTAAACACATTTTAAGGACTTTACAAATAGCAACTCATTTAGTCATTGTAACAATTATATTGTTGAAGCACAATAATTACATTCAGTTTACAGCTGAGaaacctgaggcacagaggtcAAGCGCCTTGCTTGTGGTCATACAGCTGATCAGAAGTAATGCTGTGGGCCCGAGGAAACCCTGACCCCAAGCTTCCTTCTCCTGCAAGGCATCACTTCctctcactcatttattcacccCAATGCAGTCCATAGAACCCTTAACCATACTCATGCTACAAGGAAGAATAAGAGGCCACCATACAGGCAAGGGGAGATAAAAAGAGTTCTTCCAAGGGAGGCTTGCCTGGGCAAAGGTCCTGTGGCAACTGGTAGCTTCCTGTATAGTCAAGGGATATGAAAGCTCAAGTGGGGCTTTAAAATATGTGCTAAGGAATTCTAGTTTGATAGGCCAACAAGAGTCTCCAGCAAAAAATGTGAGTTCTATTGCTAAAGATTCTGATGTAGAAAGTGGGACTGGCCCCAAATCTATGATTTTACATATTCCCTAGGAGACTCTGATTGGATGTCTCTGGACCACACTTGGAGCATGAGGAGGCTTTGAAGAATTCTTGATTGGAAAGAATGTGATTACATTCAGATGTCAGAAGGAGCCTTTGGGGCAGCCTGGTGGTGACAAAGCAGAGCTGGGTGTGGGAGATGAAGACTAGGGAGTGAGGGAGTCCAAAGGGGAAGGTGGCACAGGGGTCCAGGGAACAATACCCAAATTAAGGCAATATAGGTGAGGCCCGAATGAATGGAACTGATGCTCAGGTCAGTGAAGGATTACAACCAGCCTGTCCTGGTGACTTTTTAGAtgatgagaaagagggagaaggaagggttcGGGAGTGAATCCAGCTTTGAGACTCACAGTTAGGCAGTGGGGGTCCATCCTGGTGACAGCAAGGAGCAGAACATCTGCCCCCAATGTCCACAGGGGGTGCTGGGGTCCAGGTGATCTCTCCTGCTGGCATGCAGCTCCTTCCTCACCTATCTCTGGACCCCAGACTCCAACCCCTTCACCACCACAGCCCAAACCAGCCCAGGCCTGGCATTAAGTCAACTTCTGGTGGGTGCTGATTAGATGACAAGATTAGGTCAGGAAACTCCTGGTCTTCTGGTCAGCTGTAGACCCAGGAGGCCAAGAAGCTGTGAGAAGATGGCCCACTGGAAAGTGAAGGGAGACCTGAAGGATGCCCAGCCCCTCTCACCTGTCTCTACCACAGGTTTACAGGAGCCACTGTCTCCATGTGCGAAGGGGTCTACTTTGTGGCTCAGTTGCTGTCCATCTGCTTCCAGTAAATAGCCTCCACTGCCAAAGAATTCTTGCAACttctggggttggggggaggaaggagcccTAGACTAAAGGGGCATTTTACCAGCTCTGGACCCCTCCAAACCCAGCTAGGGCCTGATCACAATAGAATGACCATCAGGAAGAATCAAAAAGCCATGCCGTGGTAGTGGTGTGGAAGCCGGCTGTGCTCTGGGTCTACAAATCACCCAAAATCCCCATCCCTCCGCAAAGCTGGCTTGGGCAAGATGAAGCTGTGCAGACAGATCCCTGCTCCAGGGCAGTCCAGAGTAGGAAGGAGATGGACCTGAAGGCCAGTGCTTTCCTCCTTTGAAACCTGCAGGTGGCAACCCTGAAGAAACTTGCTCAGTGTTAGGCCTCTGTCAGGCCTATGTGTGGGTTCTGCATGGCATTCATGAAGCCGCCTGAGCCAATGTCACTACATGTCTAAGCAAGACTCTGAGAAAGGTGCAACTGGGTTCCAGCCTGCTCAGATGTAGCCATGCCCTTGTGTCGTGCGACCCTCACAACCATCCCAGCCAGGTATCTCCTGGACTGCACACCCTCTGCATGCTGCTGTGTGCTCCCAGTTACTCCTGAGCCTCCTCTTTTCCACTTTCTCTATGGGCCCTATGGTGCAGCACAGGCAAGACCTCTGAGAACTCTCACCCCTGGGGGTATGCAGCCAGAAGCCACCACAGAAAATATGGCCCATGCATTGCTGGGGCTCTCCTGAGTCACATCCTGCTTCCTGCTAATCTGGACTCCTTCTTCCCAGGTGTCTTCCAGGGTCCTGACCTACAGAGCAAGGGAGAAGGCCTACtggctgggctgtttccagaagtTCCTGGCTTACATGCTGCTGTCAATAGCCTGCTTTCTGCACGCTGTCCTGGTCTGGCATGTGACCATATCAGGTAGGAGTTCCAGGAGGTAGTGGAGGGAGGAAGCCCTCACCATAGATAGGCTCTGAGCAGAAAGCCCTGAATCCTCCTCATCTCAGCCTGCAGTAACACTGGTACCAGGGCCGCCTCTAGCCCCATTGCCTTCATGGGAATGAAGACCTGTTAGATATCTTCCATACTGAGTAAGTGGCAAGAATGTCCTGATCCCTACATCTTTCTTGGAGGTGTCCAGAGGCTGCACCTCAAAAGGGACATGGCCTTTCTTTCAAAGCCTGTGTATGGATTTAACTTTCAGAGGGTGAGATAGTCATTTCTCTGCCCACATCCACCCATGCCTCCCCAGGGCCCACTGATTCAGGCCCAAACTTCTCAGCCTGATTTGGATAGCACATAGTGGTAAGACCCCCAAAGACCCTCATGGCCTCAACATCCCCCACACCACCTTCTAGCCTGCTGGTCAGCCGGTGTCTGACCAGGGGAGCCAGGACTCATGCTTCCACCTCTGGGTTTTGCTCATGACCTTTTCTGCCAACAACTTTCTGTGTCCTCCTTCCAGTTGTGAAAACTCTGCCCCTCTTCATGACCCACCTAAAATGTCAGGAAGCAAATTGCCCAAGGAGACAAGATTGAAAGGCAGAgcctctttttccctcctgcagtttctctactCTGCCTGTCACAGCCTCTCAAGGCCACTCTGCATGGCCCTTGCTGGACTCCTGAGAGGGATTCAGCATCACAGAGGCTTGAGCAAGCCACATGTCCAGCTCCTTGGAAAGTCAGAGAGGCCCTAGAGGCACTGGCCCTGGTAGGCAAGACAGCTTCCCTCTTCCTCTAGACAACGCATGGCTAAGTCTGGGACAGAGGGTTCTCTGGCCTGGAGGCTGTGTGAGGAGCTATGAAAGAGCCAGTGCTATGCCCAGCCCCAGACAAGGTGTCTGTACTTGGCTCTGTGCTTACTGGGGAGGCTGAAGTAAAGACAGCTCCCACTTTTGGGATGGAATGAAGTCCAGTTCAGCAGGTAGGGCCTGGTAGCCAACATAGAATCCAGACCCAAAGAAAGTGTCACAGGTCCAGCCCCAATAAGGTCTGCCAAGAGGGAGGCTGAGCGTGGTGATGGGATGCTGCTCAGGCAGCACCAGGGTCAGGTGTCAACAGGAAGGAAACCTCAGGCACAGGGTTCCTTCACTCACAATCAGGAGCATTGCCCTGCTCACATGCCTCAGCCAGGCATCAGGCCTGCCCCTTGAGTCTGATGTGGGTGTGGGATGACAAGTTAGGTCTGGAGCACAAGCAGCCTGCATGTGGCCACACAGGTGTGCTGTCGTGGCCTTTTGAAACAGTGGGCTTGGACAGCCTCTGGCTTCTCTTCAGGACACATCTAGCATCCTGACCTCCCAGATCTTTTCCAGGCTCCATGCTCATCATCACTGGCCTGGCCTACTTCTTGCTGAGCAAGTGGAAGAAGAGCAAAGCTGCCCCTGCGCTGCTGGCTCCCCAGGAGCAGTACACAGACCCCTCCAGCAGTGCTGTGAACTCTACTGGTTATGGGGACACCGAGCAAACCTACACCTTCCATGGCGCCCTCAGGGAAGGGCCCAGCTCCCTCTTCATGCATATGAAGTGCATCCTAAAGGGAACTAGGAAGCCCCACACCCTCCAGTGCCCCGAGACCCTGACAGAGCTGACCCTGGAGCCAACTGACCTGCTGACTAAGAAGAAGCAGGTGCACTTTGAGGATAACGTGGTCAAGATCATCCCAGCCCTTGCCGAAGGGCTAAATAATGAGGACAGCGAGCTAGAGGAAACCACCTCTGACACTACCCCCATCATCTCTGCCCCCTGGGCTCCACACTTCTAATCTTTTCTCATGGGCAACAGCCTCTTCTGAGCTGTTGGCTCCAGCCCGGGAGATGCTCAGCAAGAGATCTGCATAGACTCACAGTCCTACCTGGTGTTTCCTGATATCTGTGGTCCCTCCAGGAACCTTGATGTCTTTATGGGTCACCTCTATCAAGGGGTAAACAGACATCCTCCCCTGGGCCTCGGGGGCCATCAAGTGGCCTGATAGGTCCTCAAGAAGCCTTAAGGGAAGCACAAATGAAGCCTATACTGACTCAAGCCAACACAAGTTCTTCCTCCTGGACACAGAGCGAGGAAAACCTTGTGCTTTCCCCAGAGAGAGCATCACTCCCACTTCACACAAGGTTGCCTCGGCCCTAGTAgttctggactacaagaacaggcTTCAGCTGCTCCTGACACAGAGCCCAGCACTCAGCAAGGACTCATGCCTGTCCCATTTCTTAGGCAGCATCCCAGATCTGAAGGCCCAAGGTTGTGCTGACAACTTACACATATCCATAAGCAGGTGTTGAAGGTGGCATGAGTCCCAACCCCCAACTGACATCACTCAGATGGGGAGGAAAGACCAGGCTGCAGATCTTCAGGACAGGGGAGCAGTGACCAGCAGTGGGCTGCATTCTTTGTGTGCTCAGCAGGAGGTACAGAGCCAAACAGGGAAACCAACCCACTCTGCTTCCTCAGGGAGAGCCAGGCCTGCTGAGCGATGTTCATTCCAAAAGctctctgcatccccaccaaATGGACTTCTTCAGGAGTCCAAGTAGAAGACATAAACTGAAAGATTCTGATAGCCAATAACATTTTCAGCAGGGAACGCCACAGCGCAAAACACAGAGCCTGCTCTATGCAAGGACCACAGAGGGGGTGTCCTGAAGACTCACACAGCACAAAGGAGTGGCTCCACCATACTTAGGTGCCTGGTAGCAGAAGAAGTGAGAGCTATATATTTGTGCAAAATGGGtggaaagaggagggaaagagagagagtaggaggtAAGTGAGTGAGTAGGCTAGGGCTCTACCTATACTTCCAAGCAAGCCATGGAAGTGACAGTTCACCCAGGTTGAGCAAAGACATTTGAAACATATACTCCTTAAGGTAATAGAgtattcatttctagaaaatgtCCTTTGGTCCATGAGATTGTTGCAAGGAAGAGCAAACACACTCTTCATAGACAATCATAATAATAAGCAATACAAGAAATGGTTACACAGCtcttgagtttgtgtgtgtgagcacaCCAAGATTATGCAGAGCAGGCCTCAGAGCACATGCTTTAATGTCTAGATATGAATGGTGTGTTTATTCCTGGAAACTCTTCATGATTCCCTACAAGTTATTTTGCAAATGCATGGAAATACTCAACCAGAAGCTGGTAAAAGTTTGGTGCCTAAAGGCAGCAAATGTTCTAAATAAGCAGATCTCTTTATGCGATAACAGCTCTTTCATAAAACCAAGTGAAAAAAAGACAGACACATTTCTATAAGCCCTCCATGGTGTATGTCATGGAGCTGTTTCACTAGCTGTCACTGAGAAGAAACTTCAGGATTTCAGAGTCACAGTCAGAGGAAAGTGAGAAGTATGGAATATGGGTATGAGTACGTGGGAATTGTGCCCAATTCCTGTTTGGGAGGTATCCTAGAAAGGCCACCTATGCACAGAGGCAGCTCTTGTACCAGTGCTGTGAAGATAGGGAACATGGTGAGCACCGCACAGACTCAGTGTCCTCTGCAGCCCCAgtgctccttctcctttctcaggAGCCAGGCAGCTGAATGGACAGCCAGATATATGCAAGAAGCACACCCAAAAATATGATGTCATAGCTGTCAGATtccattttttatcttatttttattaattttaatttcttctttgatgtcattcttaatccattcattatttaacaacctgctatttagtttccatatgtttgagaacatttgagtttttctgttgtgatttatttctagtttcctgccattgtgatcagagaaaatgcttgatatgacttaaatcttcttaaatttgttgagaccactttggtgccctaatatatggtctatcctaaagaatgtaccatgagtacttgagaagaatgtatattctgctgctttagggtgaaaggttctgaaattatctattaaatcgagttgatctagtgtgtcctttaagtctgctgtttctttgttaattttctttcttgaggatctatctagtgatgttagttgggtattgaaatcccctactattatagtattgctgttgatttcaccctttgtatccatcaaagtctgctttagatatgtaggtgctcctatattaggtgcatagatatttataatagttatatattcctgttggattgctctctttatcattatatagtggccttttttatttcctactatatcctttgttttaaagtccatttgtctgatataagtattgctacctcagcctttttttcatttccatttgcatgaaatgttttttccatccttttaccttaagtctatgtgcatcttatgttttaaggtgtgtctcttgtagacagtatatgtatgggtcctgttttcttatccatgcagctaccctatgtcttttgattgattcatttaatacatttacatttaaggttattattgatatgtagttgtttattgccattttattctttaaagctgtatttctcttttgctatattcttttcccacattgatctatttacaacaggccccttaacatttcctggagcattgatttggttgttatgaattccttgagttgttttgttttttgttttgtttttttgtttgggaagtttttatttctccttcaattttaaatgatagccttgctggataaagtagtctgagttgtaggttcttgttctgcattactttgaatatttcttgccatttccttctggcctcaagtgtttctgttgtgaagtctgatgtcatccttatgggggctcctttgtaggtgatagccttttttttctctagcagcttttaatattttctctttatcgcttagctttggtattttaatgtgTCTTagtataggtttctttgggtttctctttaatggagttctctgtgcttcttgaacttgtgagagtttctcccgcattaatttagaaaagttttcagctatgatttgattgaataaagtctctatcccttgttctttctcttcttctttaggaacccctatcatgtggatgttatttctcttcatgctgtcacagagctctctaagagtttcctcagactttttgagtctcttttctttcttctgctttgcttttatgccttcattttacttgtcctccaactcgctgatttgatcctcagctccatccattctgtttttaattccttccattgtggtcttcattttggattttggatttgtcatctctgactgattctcttttaatatttcaatatccttttttatacttgctatttctttatttaagtgtttttaatgaccatccattgttgttctaagatccctaagcatccttacaatcattattttgaactctgcatatggaagtttggttatttccatatcactcagttcatttcctggaagtttctcttggggtttcatttggattgcacttctctgtcttctcattatgtctgtgtgtttgggtgttttgtttgtagagctggtttaGTCTAGGCTtcgtgttgtctgcctccagttttcaattttgttatttctaggtcttcttgggttggcatcagctattatttgcaatccactttcagatttgggctgctttgaagttttgatttgtttcttttcttaacaggtgatagtcttgtttactgatctcagcaggaggcttatttgaaactgtatccaggaatgtggtggctgTAACCTGatactctgaaggcctcttctgctagttactccctctggggacagggtgttttctcagcttcagtagggggtggtgtatctcagatctcaatggagacctgagttactgcccctcctcctcacttcttgttttcagctgtgctttgttgtgctgattggagctggagagatgtctggagatttgTGACCCAGAAgaactttgtcttttgttttgtggaaagaTCAGCTCCTCCCCAGCTATGGTCGCCtgcagcactggatgagtcagcttctcaggtcatcccctgcattcctcttcccctcaccatctgtctctctctctcccctttctttttggaagacaagccagcccttgcAACACACCTTTTTCCCTGGTCACcgggcaagtggctgtgagcagtattttctgatattttcctTGGAGTGATAGCACTtctgtgctctcagcctcaccccttctttgttcctataagcaggggagattcagctgctccctaccaggtttgttgtagcttcttctttgctctttggtttttgagagctgttcttgtagtccagagttggtttttcatgctgattgttcataaattagtttgtaatccagttcggttttgtgagctgggagtctttgCATCTTCCTACTCTGATGCTAtcttcagatttctgtcagattccatttttaaacatttatgtaaGCTCAAGAGCATTGCTTTGGTTTTGTCTTATAGCTGAGGGGGCACTGGGTGTTCCAGGTGATGGATGTGCATGTGACTGAGACACACAGGCTTCCTGGTGCCTGTTGTCAGGTAAGGAAGAGCAGCAATGGAGGCCCGAACTATTATGCTCTTACTGAGATTAGCAAAGTAAAGTTTTCAAACATTCttattctggaaaaagaaaaaaagacttaaatgagtGCATTAAATAGACCAGAGCCTTCACCTCAATCAGTGAACCAAGCAAGAAATTGGCATCTCCTCCTGAGCAGATGGACACCATGTGTCTTCATCTGATTCTCAGCCCAAGACAACTACATCCTTAACCACGGCTCTCCTTGCACAAATGCTGCAGTGGCCCTCCCCTTGCTGAGAACAAACCGGAAGGGCTGACTCCATGTGGCCCACCTTCTCTTCTCAGCAGAAAGCAGACCAGACATTTTGTAGGTGAGAAACAGATTAATTGAAAGTATAAAGAACACTGGGTTGGGAATCATAAAATCTCCCACTAATACACTAATTGACCTTAGCAAACTCTCTTCACCTCCCTGGTCTCAGTTTCCCCTGTTAAGTGGAAATAACAGAATTTCTCTCAGGATTGGTGTGATTTTTtaa
This window contains:
- the TMEM72 gene encoding LOW QUALITY PROTEIN: transmembrane protein 72 (The sequence of the model RefSeq protein was modified relative to this genomic sequence to represent the inferred CDS: inserted 1 base in 1 codon), which encodes MKLQVFWTGLEYTCRLLGIANAAVPSPLPLLLLIGVGTETFLQGHFKSPAFYLLFTGATVSMCEGVYFVAQLLSICFQCLPGXLTYRAREKAYWLGCFQKFLAYMLLSIACFLHAVLVWHVTISGSMLIITGLAYFLLSKWKKSKAAPALLAPQEQYTDPSSSAVNSTGYGDTEQTYTFHGALREGPSSLFMHMKCILKGTRKPHTLQCPETLTELTLEPTDLLTKKKQVHFEDNVVKIIPALAEGLNNEDSELEETTSDTTPIISAPWAPHF